In one Umezawaea sp. Da 62-37 genomic region, the following are encoded:
- a CDS encoding MFS transporter, with product MPDTTPLPDYDRRWWILSVLCLSALLMVVANMGLNVALPTIALDLDASTTSLAWIVDSYVLCFAGLLLPAGAIGDRFGRKATLQTGLLVFLTAAAAGAFSQQTWQLITARAVMGVGAALVTPGTLSLLSHVFPPAERAKAIGIWAAVAGGSVAVSLTWSGFMLEHFWWGSIFLGMSGVAALALLSGALVLPEVRHADRTRFDVVGAVVSVVGVTGLLYGLIEGPDDGWTSPTVLGGFALGALGIAAFRAIETRAENPMLDLRFFRVRAFTVGSFSVAAAYFALFGMYFLFAQYLQLVRGCTAWEAGLRALPAGLAQLVVAIAAKPAVVRYGIRSVLTGGLVAAAAGLLVLCTLRTDSSTWTVEAGLGLVGTGIGLIMPSATQAIMSSLPEHRAGVGSAVNNLVRELGGAFGIGLLSSITLLRYQDALTAAPIAVPAPAFDGLSQALAADSGTGSGDALADAARQAYTTGLDMAMVVGAAVALVCAFICWLILRTRTPSTPDPVTF from the coding sequence GTGCCTGATACGACTCCTCTCCCCGACTACGACCGCCGCTGGTGGATCCTGTCCGTGCTGTGCCTGAGCGCGCTGCTGATGGTGGTGGCGAACATGGGTCTCAACGTCGCGCTGCCCACGATCGCCCTCGACCTCGACGCGTCGACCACGTCGCTGGCGTGGATCGTCGACAGCTACGTGCTGTGCTTCGCGGGTCTGCTGCTGCCGGCCGGAGCCATCGGTGACCGCTTCGGCCGCAAGGCCACCCTGCAGACCGGGCTGCTGGTCTTCCTCACGGCGGCGGCCGCGGGCGCCTTCAGCCAGCAGACCTGGCAGCTCATCACCGCCCGCGCCGTGATGGGCGTGGGCGCCGCGCTGGTCACGCCAGGAACGCTATCGCTCCTCTCGCACGTCTTCCCACCCGCCGAGCGGGCCAAGGCGATCGGCATCTGGGCCGCCGTGGCGGGCGGTAGCGTCGCGGTCTCGCTGACCTGGTCGGGGTTCATGCTCGAGCACTTCTGGTGGGGCTCGATCTTCCTCGGGATGAGCGGGGTCGCCGCGCTGGCCCTCCTCTCCGGAGCTCTCGTGCTGCCCGAGGTCCGCCACGCCGACCGCACGCGCTTCGACGTCGTCGGCGCCGTCGTCTCGGTGGTCGGGGTGACCGGTCTGCTCTACGGCCTCATCGAAGGCCCGGACGACGGCTGGACCAGCCCCACCGTGCTCGGCGGCTTCGCGCTCGGCGCCCTCGGCATCGCCGCGTTCCGCGCGATCGAGACCCGTGCCGAGAACCCGATGCTGGACCTGCGGTTCTTCCGCGTCCGCGCGTTCACCGTCGGCTCGTTCTCCGTCGCCGCCGCCTACTTCGCGCTGTTCGGGATGTACTTCCTCTTCGCCCAGTACCTCCAACTCGTCCGCGGCTGCACAGCCTGGGAAGCGGGTCTCCGCGCCCTGCCCGCCGGACTGGCCCAGCTCGTCGTCGCCATCGCCGCCAAACCGGCCGTCGTCCGCTACGGCATCCGTTCTGTCCTGACGGGCGGCCTGGTCGCCGCCGCCGCCGGACTGCTCGTGCTGTGCACCCTCCGCACCGACAGCAGCACCTGGACGGTGGAAGCAGGCCTGGGCCTCGTCGGCACCGGAATCGGTCTGATCATGCCGTCGGCGACCCAGGCCATCATGTCCTCACTACCCGAGCACCGCGCCGGGGTCGGCTCCGCGGTCAACAACCTCGTCCGGGAACTCGGCGGCGCCTTCGGGATCGGCCTGCTCAGCAGCATCACGCTGCTGCGCTACCAGGACGCGCTCACCGCGGCCCCGATCGCCGTCCCCGCACCCGCTTTCGACGGCCTCTCCCAAGCTCTCGCCGCCGACTCCGGCACTGGCTCCGGCGACGCCCTCGCCGACGCCGCCCGACAGGCCTACACCACCGGTCTCGACATGGCCATGGTCGTCGGAGCCGCGGTCGCGCTGGTGTGCGCCTTCATCTGCTGGCTCATCCTCCGCACCCGAACCCCGTCCACTCCCGACCCGGTCACGTTCTGA
- a CDS encoding AraC family transcriptional regulator: MGSAEQAVPVAAGLPSRVLVDSAGLGWDGVRVRELADPPVADFVLAPVDSLTVLLVTAGSYVVESGAGSRRRHALVSPGTSAVNAPRQEVRARWRSDLREPFRSVHLVLPAASLAATRDALPRHMRRADPDYLGRDDPFVRETVLELGRAARLGLPALHAGTLAQSITSYLLLADDREDGGNGGGLGARALSAVVDAMHERIAEQITLADLAAVAHLSRHHFLRQFTASTRTTPMRYLTSLRMRRARELLRDDTLAVQVVADRCGYPNPTHFASVFRREHGVTPSKFRLSTG, encoded by the coding sequence ATGGGCAGTGCGGAACAGGCCGTGCCGGTCGCCGCGGGCCTTCCGTCGCGGGTGCTGGTCGACAGCGCGGGGCTCGGGTGGGACGGGGTGCGGGTGCGGGAGCTGGCCGACCCGCCGGTCGCCGATTTCGTGCTGGCGCCGGTGGACTCGCTCACCGTCCTGCTCGTCACGGCGGGCAGCTACGTGGTGGAGAGCGGAGCCGGGTCCCGCCGTCGCCACGCGCTCGTCTCACCCGGCACCTCCGCGGTCAACGCCCCGCGGCAGGAGGTGCGGGCGCGCTGGCGGTCGGACCTCCGGGAGCCGTTCCGGTCGGTGCACCTCGTCCTCCCCGCGGCCTCGCTCGCGGCGACCCGCGACGCGCTGCCCCGCCACATGCGCCGAGCCGACCCCGACTACCTGGGCCGCGACGACCCGTTCGTGCGGGAGACGGTGCTCGAACTCGGTCGCGCCGCCCGACTGGGGCTGCCCGCGCTGCACGCCGGGACGCTCGCCCAGTCGATCACGAGCTACCTGCTGCTCGCCGACGACCGCGAGGACGGCGGCAACGGGGGTGGTCTGGGCGCGCGGGCGTTGAGCGCCGTCGTCGACGCCATGCACGAGCGGATCGCCGAGCAGATCACCCTCGCCGACCTCGCGGCGGTCGCGCACCTGAGCAGGCACCACTTCCTGCGCCAGTTCACCGCGTCGACCCGCACGACTCCCATGCGCTACCTCACGTCGCTGCGGATGCGCCGCGCCCGCGAGCTGCTGCGCGACGACACCCTCGCGGTGCAGGTCGTCGCCGACCGGTGCGGATACCCCAACCCCACCCACTTCGCCAGCGTGTTCCGCCGCGAACACGGCGTGACACCGTCCAAGTTCCGCCTGTCGACCGGCTGA
- a CDS encoding cytochrome P450: MTAPALQTARRCPYAPPEEQARIRDTGSGISQVTLPSGQVAWAVGRLEHIRTMLTDPRFSSDRREPNFPRFTRERRYFDLMRRSMIQLDPPEHGPVRKAVVGEFTVRRMEGLRPRVQKIVDDHVDAMLAGPRPVDLVQALSLPVPSLVICEQLGVPYDDHDFFQSRGSTLLSRTLTAAGKQQGVTELRDYLRDLIAKKTAEPTDDLLGRQLAQGNDPEDVLSLAFLLLIAGHETTANMISLGVVTLLERPEDLAALREDPARTLPAIEELLRVYTIAEFANARVAVEDVKIGGVTIRAGDPVLALSNAANHDPAAFDEADEIKLDRGARNHVAFGFGIHQCLCQNLARMELQIVFDTLFRRIPTLRLAVPADRLPYKDDALIYGIHEVPVTWEEHDRVR; the protein is encoded by the coding sequence ATGACCGCTCCCGCGCTGCAGACCGCCCGCCGCTGCCCGTACGCGCCCCCGGAGGAGCAAGCCCGCATCCGGGACACCGGTTCCGGGATTTCCCAGGTCACCCTGCCCAGCGGCCAGGTGGCCTGGGCCGTGGGCAGGCTCGAGCACATCCGGACCATGCTCACGGACCCGCGGTTCAGCTCCGACCGCCGGGAACCGAACTTCCCCCGGTTCACCCGCGAGCGGCGCTACTTCGACCTCATGCGCCGATCGATGATCCAGCTGGACCCGCCCGAGCACGGTCCCGTCCGCAAGGCCGTGGTCGGCGAGTTCACCGTGCGCCGCATGGAGGGTCTGCGCCCGCGCGTCCAGAAGATCGTCGACGACCACGTCGACGCGATGCTGGCCGGACCGCGACCCGTCGACCTCGTGCAGGCCCTCTCCCTGCCGGTGCCGTCCCTGGTCATCTGCGAGCAGCTCGGCGTGCCCTACGACGACCACGACTTCTTCCAGAGCCGCGGTTCGACCCTGCTGAGCCGCACCCTCACCGCCGCGGGCAAGCAGCAGGGGGTCACGGAGCTGCGCGACTACCTCAGGGACCTGATCGCCAAGAAGACCGCCGAGCCGACGGATGATCTGCTGGGCCGTCAGCTCGCCCAGGGCAACGACCCCGAGGACGTCCTGTCGCTGGCCTTCCTGCTGCTGATCGCCGGGCACGAGACCACCGCCAACATGATCTCGCTCGGCGTGGTTACGCTGCTGGAGCGCCCGGAGGACCTGGCGGCGCTGCGCGAGGACCCGGCGCGCACCCTGCCCGCGATCGAGGAGTTGCTGCGGGTCTACACCATCGCCGAGTTCGCCAACGCCCGCGTCGCCGTCGAGGACGTGAAGATCGGCGGCGTGACCATCCGGGCGGGCGACCCCGTCCTGGCGCTGAGCAACGCGGCGAACCACGACCCCGCGGCCTTCGACGAGGCCGACGAGATCAAGCTCGACCGGGGCGCCCGCAACCACGTCGCCTTCGGCTTCGGCATCCACCAGTGCCTCTGCCAGAACCTGGCCCGGATGGAGTTGCAGATCGTCTTCGACACGCTCTTCCGCCGGATTCCGACGCTGCGGCTGGCCGTGCCCGCCGACAGGCTGCCCTACAAGGACGACGCCCTCATCTACGGCATCCACGAGGTGCCCGTGACGTGGGAGGAGCACGATCGGGTGCGTTGA
- a CDS encoding response regulator transcription factor, whose translation MTTRVLVADDQALLRAGLSALIGTADGLEVVGEAEHGAQAVELALTTRPDVIVMDIRMPVLDGIAATERILAAATDPPPRILILTTFDLDEYVYRALGAGAAGFLLKETPPLRIIAAVRAVAEGDVLISPGVTHRLVETYALHHRARHPDRTDLAVLTTREVEVLRLVAHGLDNAQIARRLVLSESTVKTHVKNLMGKLGLRSRAQVVIAAYESGLVTPGTTT comes from the coding sequence GTGACCACACGCGTCCTCGTGGCCGACGACCAGGCCCTGCTGCGCGCCGGGTTGAGCGCGCTGATCGGAACCGCGGACGGCCTGGAGGTCGTCGGCGAGGCCGAACACGGCGCCCAAGCGGTCGAACTCGCGCTCACCACCCGCCCGGACGTGATCGTCATGGACATCCGCATGCCGGTGCTCGACGGGATCGCCGCCACGGAACGGATCCTCGCCGCCGCCACCGATCCCCCGCCGCGCATCCTGATCCTGACCACGTTCGACCTCGACGAGTACGTCTACCGCGCGCTCGGCGCCGGCGCGGCCGGCTTCCTCCTGAAGGAGACCCCGCCGCTGCGGATCATCGCCGCCGTGCGGGCGGTCGCCGAGGGCGACGTGCTGATCAGCCCCGGCGTCACCCACCGGCTCGTGGAGACCTACGCCCTGCACCACCGCGCCAGGCACCCCGACCGCACCGACCTGGCCGTGCTGACCACCCGCGAGGTCGAGGTGCTGCGCCTGGTCGCCCACGGCCTCGACAACGCCCAGATCGCCCGGCGGCTCGTGCTCAGCGAGTCCACGGTGAAGACGCACGTCAAGAACCTGATGGGCAAGCTGGGGCTGCGCAGCCGCGCCCAGGTCGTGATCGCCGCCTACGAGAGCGGCCTGGTCACTCCCGGCACCACGACGTAG
- a CDS encoding serine hydrolase domain-containing protein — translation MNKAGIALLALSGMVVPQVATAAPQPRPDRAVLQRDADHLLDLGAPGVLVELTTPTGSAKVRAGYADTTARTPVPWDAHFRIGSSTKTFTATVLLQLVGEGRLSLEDAVDRWLPGVVAGNGNDGAKITVRQLLQHTSGLPEYLQAEDMAFLGSAEGFQADRFRNFTGSELVAMAMTLPPVFAPGADWSYSNTNYVLAGMIIKRITGHDWNSEVRTRIIEPLHLDDTTAPHVMPFLIGAHATGYALFAPDGPAIDATALSPSWAGAAGAIVSDTADLSTFLRALLGGRLLRPAQLAEMRKTVPATPLDPIWPGARYGLGLVWIPTSCGGYWSHGGDIPGFKTRNGVSADGRTSVVITMNGDPLVPKEGTPPPQHDHSVDIIEHAFCGTS, via the coding sequence ATGAACAAGGCGGGAATCGCACTGCTGGCGCTGTCGGGAATGGTGGTGCCGCAGGTCGCGACGGCGGCACCGCAACCACGACCCGACAGGGCAGTGCTGCAACGCGACGCGGACCATCTGCTCGACCTGGGCGCACCCGGCGTCCTGGTCGAGCTGACCACGCCGACCGGCTCGGCCAAGGTCCGCGCCGGGTACGCCGACACCACGGCGAGGACACCCGTGCCGTGGGACGCGCACTTCCGGATCGGCAGCTCCACCAAGACCTTCACCGCCACGGTCCTGCTCCAGCTGGTGGGCGAAGGGCGGCTGTCCCTCGAGGACGCGGTGGACCGCTGGCTGCCCGGTGTGGTCGCGGGCAACGGCAACGACGGCGCGAAGATCACCGTGCGGCAACTGCTCCAGCACACCAGCGGCCTGCCGGAATACCTCCAGGCGGAGGACATGGCCTTCCTCGGCAGCGCGGAGGGGTTCCAGGCCGACCGCTTCCGGAACTTCACCGGGTCCGAGCTGGTGGCCATGGCCATGACGCTGCCGCCGGTCTTCGCGCCCGGCGCCGACTGGTCCTACTCCAACACCAACTACGTGCTGGCGGGGATGATCATCAAGCGGATCACCGGCCACGACTGGAACAGCGAGGTGCGCACGCGGATCATCGAGCCGCTGCACCTGGACGACACCACCGCGCCGCACGTCATGCCCTTCCTGATCGGGGCGCACGCCACCGGCTACGCGCTGTTCGCCCCGGACGGCCCTGCCATCGACGCCACCGCGTTGTCCCCGTCCTGGGCGGGCGCGGCCGGCGCGATCGTCAGCGACACGGCCGACCTGTCCACGTTCCTGCGCGCGCTGCTCGGCGGAAGGCTGCTGCGCCCGGCGCAGCTCGCGGAGATGCGGAAGACCGTGCCCGCCACCCCGCTCGATCCGATCTGGCCCGGTGCGCGGTACGGGCTGGGTCTGGTGTGGATCCCCACGTCCTGCGGGGGCTACTGGTCGCACGGCGGCGACATTCCGGGTTTCAAGACGCGCAACGGCGTCTCCGCCGACGGCAGGACCAGCGTGGTCATCACGATGAACGGCGACCCGCTCGTGCCGAAGGAGGGCACCCCGCCGCCCCAGCACGACCACTCCGTCGACATCATCGAGCACGCGTTCTGCGGCACGTCCTGA
- a CDS encoding EF-hand domain-containing protein: protein MKQVLQHRIDTTFAHYDVNGNGVIELADFYALAERLLQAFGEPASSERGRELIEAYDGFWDVLVEHCDVDRDGRISPQDYQQAMEMAFVDGGSFDVVFPEIAAALLDIADTNGDGRVDASEFSVLLKARGLTEAECGLAFTHIDTDGDGAVSVQEYVAAVREYYTNPANDTPGSWLYPASFQLA, encoded by the coding sequence ATGAAGCAGGTTCTGCAGCACAGGATCGACACGACGTTCGCCCACTACGACGTCAACGGCAACGGCGTCATCGAACTCGCCGACTTCTACGCCCTGGCCGAACGACTGCTGCAGGCGTTCGGCGAACCCGCGTCCTCGGAACGCGGGCGTGAGCTGATCGAGGCGTACGACGGGTTCTGGGACGTCCTCGTCGAGCACTGCGATGTCGACCGCGACGGCAGGATCTCACCGCAGGACTACCAGCAGGCGATGGAGATGGCGTTCGTCGACGGCGGCTCGTTCGACGTGGTGTTCCCCGAGATCGCGGCGGCGCTGCTGGACATCGCGGACACCAACGGCGACGGACGGGTCGACGCGTCCGAATTCTCGGTGCTGCTGAAGGCTCGCGGGCTGACCGAGGCCGAGTGCGGGCTGGCGTTCACGCACATCGACACCGATGGCGACGGCGCGGTCAGCGTGCAGGAGTACGTCGCCGCCGTGAGGGAGTACTACACCAACCCGGCGAACGACACGCCGGGCAGCTGGCTCTACCCGGCGTCGTTCCAGTTGGCGTGA
- a CDS encoding SDR family oxidoreductase: MRELVLISGASTGMGAAAARELAGRGYHVLAGVRRESDGDAIRADNLEPVLLDITDSGQIDAVAERIAGDPAGRPLRAVINNAGIAINAPVEVLSMEEWRRQFDVNFFGHVAVTKAVLPFLHASGGRVVNMSSIGGRIAMPTYGAYAGAKFAMEAMSDSLRRELAPHGVQVVVVEPGGVRTEMTGHGVERAEEVLVAMDPANRARYGGLLRAIINQANAFTTSGLPAEKAALVIAEAATARRPRKRYTIGRDAALLVRLSRLASDRVLDRVLAANLRPHFPVEAR; encoded by the coding sequence ATGCGTGAGCTGGTCCTCATCAGCGGCGCGTCCACCGGGATGGGGGCGGCCGCGGCCCGTGAACTAGCGGGTCGCGGCTACCACGTCCTCGCAGGCGTGCGGCGGGAATCCGACGGCGACGCCATCCGGGCGGACAACCTGGAGCCGGTGCTCCTCGACATCACCGATTCCGGGCAGATCGACGCGGTCGCCGAGCGCATCGCGGGCGACCCGGCGGGTCGACCGCTCCGGGCGGTGATCAACAACGCCGGCATCGCCATCAACGCCCCCGTCGAGGTCCTCTCGATGGAGGAGTGGCGTCGGCAGTTCGACGTGAACTTCTTCGGCCACGTCGCCGTCACCAAGGCGGTCCTGCCCTTCCTGCACGCCAGCGGAGGACGAGTGGTCAACATGAGCTCGATCGGCGGCAGGATCGCCATGCCGACCTACGGCGCCTACGCCGGGGCGAAGTTCGCCATGGAGGCGATGAGCGACTCCCTCCGCCGCGAGCTGGCACCCCACGGCGTGCAGGTCGTGGTCGTCGAGCCCGGCGGTGTCCGGACGGAGATGACGGGACACGGCGTCGAACGCGCCGAGGAGGTGCTCGTCGCGATGGACCCGGCGAACCGCGCCCGCTACGGCGGTCTGCTCCGCGCGATCATCAACCAGGCCAACGCCTTCACCACCTCCGGCCTGCCCGCGGAGAAGGCCGCCCTCGTCATCGCCGAGGCCGCCACGGCCCGTCGCCCCCGCAAGCGCTACACCATCGGTCGTGACGCCGCGCTCCTCGTCCGCCTGTCGCGGCTCGCCTCCGACCGCGTCCTCGACCGCGTCCTGGCCGCCAACCTCCGTCCGCACTTCCCGGTGGAGGCCCGGTAG
- a CDS encoding SDR family oxidoreductase — protein sequence MNKVVVVSGASSGFGAMTARALADAGHRVYAGMRATEGRNAPAVADARDYAASRGVDLRPVEMDVAEQSSVDRAVAGIVDESGRVDVVVHNAGHMVLGPAEAFTVEQLAAVYDANVLTTQRLNQAVLPHLRGQGAGLVVWVGSSSARGGTPPHLGPYFAAKAAEDALAVSYAVELGRFGIDSVIMVPGSFTTGTNHFAHAGSPDRDDVAAEYAERFGDTIDTVLERLAGLSPADADPTEVAREIVRVVGLPAGQRPFRVYVDPADDGAERVYEVGETVRREFYDRIGMPELLVPVTSKGADA from the coding sequence ATGAACAAGGTTGTCGTCGTCTCCGGAGCCTCCAGCGGCTTCGGAGCCATGACGGCGCGCGCCCTCGCCGACGCGGGACACCGCGTCTACGCGGGCATGCGCGCCACCGAAGGCAGGAACGCGCCCGCGGTCGCCGACGCGCGCGACTACGCGGCGAGCCGCGGGGTGGACCTGCGTCCTGTCGAGATGGACGTGGCCGAGCAGTCCTCAGTGGACCGGGCCGTCGCCGGGATCGTCGACGAGAGCGGGCGCGTCGACGTCGTCGTGCACAACGCGGGCCACATGGTCCTCGGCCCGGCCGAGGCCTTCACCGTCGAGCAGCTCGCCGCCGTGTACGACGCGAACGTGCTCACCACGCAGCGGCTCAACCAGGCCGTGCTGCCGCACCTGCGCGGGCAGGGCGCTGGGCTGGTGGTGTGGGTGGGGTCGTCGAGCGCCCGCGGCGGCACCCCGCCGCACCTCGGGCCCTACTTCGCCGCCAAGGCCGCGGAGGACGCCCTCGCCGTGAGCTACGCGGTCGAGCTGGGGCGCTTCGGGATCGACTCGGTGATCATGGTGCCGGGGTCGTTCACCACCGGCACCAACCACTTCGCCCACGCGGGCTCGCCCGACCGCGACGACGTCGCCGCCGAGTACGCCGAGCGGTTCGGCGACACGATCGACACCGTGCTGGAGAGGCTCGCGGGCCTGTCCCCGGCCGACGCCGACCCGACCGAGGTCGCTCGCGAGATCGTCCGCGTCGTCGGGCTTCCCGCCGGTCAGCGGCCGTTCCGGGTCTACGTCGACCCGGCCGACGACGGCGCCGAGCGCGTGTACGAGGTCGGCGAGACCGTGCGGCGCGAGTTCTACGACCGCATCGGCATGCCGGAACTGCTCGTCCCGGTGACGTCGAAGGGGGCGGACGCGTGA
- a CDS encoding peptidase inhibitor family I36 protein: MLVRKMMAAFGLSVAMAAFALVAPASGATTPADAGAKSISTTEACPRDNLCVYSGANFGGKQWNMHRCGMIHNIGFTSFGSDHVRSYRNNQSGSPVSIFYNWTGSAWQEIGRSRSPESVPNAAPHFSANPGGVDGVQVC; this comes from the coding sequence ATGCTTGTGCGCAAGATGATGGCCGCGTTCGGACTGAGCGTCGCGATGGCGGCGTTCGCGCTCGTGGCCCCGGCAAGCGGAGCGACGACACCCGCTGACGCGGGTGCGAAATCGATCAGCACGACCGAGGCGTGCCCCCGCGACAACCTCTGCGTCTACAGCGGAGCCAACTTCGGTGGCAAGCAGTGGAACATGCACAGGTGCGGCATGATCCACAACATCGGGTTCACGTCCTTCGGGAGTGACCACGTCCGCTCGTACCGCAACAACCAGAGCGGCTCCCCGGTGTCCATCTTCTACAACTGGACCGGATCGGCGTGGCAGGAGATCGGCAGGTCCCGGTCGCCGGAGAGCGTCCCCAACGCCGCTCCCCACTTCTCGGCGAATCCGGGAGGCGTGGACGGTGTGCAGGTGTGCTGA
- a CDS encoding TetR/AcrR family transcriptional regulator, with protein sequence MVSRTEKAATTRRELVVAATELLDEGGPEAVTLRAVSAQAGVSRGAPYGHFPDKEHLLAAVAEDCWTSIGEELDRLVKDRDLTPSERLERALAGLLDVGRRRPHAYALMFGSPSNASADAIAAVSRTHDQFLGIVSGVIGDPDRVKPTGALLMTSVHGMIGMENAGHLGVDKWQVTGDQLLRQLIGMIAADRPTGDHVV encoded by the coding sequence GTGGTCAGCAGAACGGAGAAGGCCGCGACGACACGTCGCGAGCTGGTCGTGGCGGCGACCGAACTGCTCGACGAAGGCGGACCCGAGGCGGTGACCCTGCGAGCGGTCAGCGCCCAGGCGGGCGTCTCGCGCGGCGCGCCGTACGGGCACTTCCCCGACAAGGAGCACCTGCTCGCCGCCGTCGCGGAGGACTGCTGGACCAGCATCGGCGAGGAACTGGACCGCCTCGTCAAGGACCGCGACCTCACCCCTTCGGAACGCCTGGAGCGAGCGCTCGCCGGGCTCCTGGACGTGGGCCGTCGTCGCCCGCACGCCTACGCCCTCATGTTCGGCTCACCCTCGAACGCCTCGGCGGACGCGATCGCCGCGGTGTCGCGGACGCACGACCAGTTCCTCGGGATCGTGTCCGGGGTCATCGGCGACCCCGACCGCGTCAAGCCGACCGGAGCGCTGCTCATGACCAGCGTCCACGGGATGATCGGCATGGAGAACGCCGGCCACCTCGGCGTCGACAAGTGGCAGGTGACCGGCGACCAGCTGCTGCGGCAGCTCATCGGCATGATCGCCGCCGACCGGCCGACCGGGGATCACGTCGTCTAA
- a CDS encoding sensor histidine kinase yields the protein MIRSVRADVALAAVLAVVTAAALTTSSSGSVDWQAHLLAALSVTPIALRQRAPLTTTLVMCAALMTFVLLGYGDFPNSGVGAVVGLFSVAQLRPWPSTALALGAVLLALVTVYSTVIGTFSGWPALAAAAVQCVTMCLLGESTKRWSQRVERLAEQAATAVADERIRIAHELHDIMAHHMSVISLQSGLAEHVLTSDQDMARKAMATVGGTSREALAEMRRLLTVLRPDGPDGLRPQPGLSELDGLVTRLRETGLRVDLSVTGRRRTLPPGLDLCAYRVAQESLTNVLKHAGPAKAGVTLDYGEQVLTLEVVDDGLAPPPRHSTTTPRGIAGMRERTALYGGTLDAGPRPEGGFGVLLRLPCEATP from the coding sequence ATGATCCGTTCGGTCCGGGCGGACGTGGCGCTCGCGGCGGTGCTGGCGGTGGTGACCGCCGCGGCCCTGACCACCAGCAGTTCGGGCTCGGTCGACTGGCAGGCCCACCTGCTGGCCGCGCTGAGCGTCACCCCGATCGCGTTGCGCCAACGGGCGCCGCTGACGACCACCCTGGTGATGTGCGCGGCGCTGATGACCTTCGTGCTGCTGGGCTACGGCGACTTCCCCAACAGCGGGGTCGGTGCCGTGGTCGGGCTGTTCTCCGTCGCCCAGCTCCGCCCGTGGCCCTCCACCGCGCTCGCCCTGGGCGCCGTCCTGCTGGCGTTGGTCACCGTGTACTCCACCGTGATCGGGACCTTCAGCGGCTGGCCGGCGCTGGCCGCCGCCGCGGTGCAGTGCGTGACCATGTGCCTGCTCGGGGAGAGCACGAAACGCTGGTCGCAGCGGGTCGAACGGCTCGCCGAGCAGGCCGCGACCGCCGTGGCCGACGAACGGATCCGCATCGCCCACGAGCTGCACGACATCATGGCCCACCACATGTCGGTGATCTCCCTTCAGTCCGGTCTCGCCGAGCACGTGCTGACCAGTGACCAGGACATGGCCCGCAAGGCCATGGCCACCGTCGGCGGGACGAGCCGCGAGGCGCTGGCGGAGATGCGCAGGCTGCTGACCGTGCTGCGCCCGGACGGACCGGACGGCCTGCGACCCCAGCCGGGACTGTCCGAACTGGACGGACTGGTGACGCGGCTGCGGGAAACCGGGCTGCGCGTGGACCTCTCGGTGACCGGGCGCCGCCGTACCCTGCCGCCGGGCCTGGACCTGTGCGCCTACCGCGTCGCGCAGGAGTCGCTCACCAACGTGCTCAAGCACGCCGGCCCCGCCAAGGCCGGGGTGACCCTGGACTACGGCGAGCAGGTGCTGACCCTCGAAGTCGTCGACGACGGCCTCGCTCCTCCCCCGCGGCACAGCACGACCACTCCGCGCGGCATCGCGGGGATGCGCGAGCGGACCGCGTTGTACGGCGGGACCCTGGACGCCGGGCCACGTCCGGAAGGCGGCTTCGGCGTGCTGCTCCGGCTGCCCTGCGAGGCGACCCCGTGA
- a CDS encoding ATP-binding protein, producing MTGVVRGTETAAQVSRLPLEGEPDRQVVRRWIRGVCSARLDVHTLVDVLLVTTELVDNAYRHTSCPVDLRIACTDFGVLIEVSDGDKAHPAEMANANRTWGSRGVQVMVELAISWGVRVDGTGKTVWALLPMVEPKVTPRSG from the coding sequence GTGACCGGCGTTGTCCGCGGCACCGAGACCGCCGCACAGGTCAGCAGGCTTCCGCTGGAGGGCGAACCGGACCGGCAGGTCGTCCGCCGCTGGATCCGGGGCGTGTGCTCCGCCCGACTCGACGTCCACACGCTCGTGGACGTGCTGCTGGTCACGACCGAGCTGGTCGACAACGCCTACCGGCACACCTCCTGCCCGGTCGACCTGCGCATCGCCTGCACGGACTTCGGCGTTCTGATCGAGGTCTCCGACGGCGACAAGGCGCACCCCGCCGAGATGGCGAACGCCAACCGGACCTGGGGAAGCCGCGGCGTCCAGGTGATGGTCGAACTGGCGATCTCCTGGGGCGTCCGCGTGGACGGCACCGGCAAGACCGTGTGGGCCCTGCTCCCCATGGTCGAGCCCAAGGTCACACCGCGCTCCGGCTGA